From Shumkonia mesophila:
CCGGGCGTTCCTGTTGGGCCATTGTCGATCAGACGATTCAACTGGCAGAGGGCGCCGAGGTCTGCCTGCGCCGTGACGATCGACGGGTAGCCACCGGCTGCATCGGCCCGCTGCCGGCCAGCCCGCTTCCCATCGTTCTCCATCGGGGCGACACCCTGATTATGACGCGGAGTGGGAAGCCGGGTGGCCCGGCCACGCGCAATCAGGCGGGCGAGGTGGTGCGGGCGGCCCGCATCCCGTGTTCGCTCGGCGAGGTGTTCGATTTCGTCAGGGCGGGCGACCGGGTGTGGTTCGACGATGGCAAGATCAGCGGCGTCGTGAAGGCGAACGATGGCCGCGAGATCGCCGTCGAGATCATCTTCGCCGGCCCGAAGGGCAGCCGGCTGCGCCCCGAGAAGGGCATCAATTTGCCCGACACCGACATCGTCATCCCGGCGCTGACCGACAAGGATGTGGCCGATCTGACATCGATGGTGGGGGTGGTCGATCTTGTCGGCCTGTCCTTCGTGCGTCGGCCCGAGGACATCTACCTGCTGGAGGACCACCTGACGCGTCTGGATGCCCAGCACCTGGGGATCGTGCTCAAGATAGAAAACCGCTTCGCCTTCGACCACCTGCCGCAATTGCTGCTGGCGGCGCTGCGCTCGCCGCCGGTTGGGGTCATGGTCGCCCGCGGCGATCTTGCCGTCGAGGTGGGTTTCGACCGCCTGGCCGAGGTGCAGGAGGAAATCCTCTGGCTGTGCGAGGCGGCCCACGTGCCGGTGATCTGGGCCACCCAGGTGCTGGAGGAAATGGCCAGGACCGGCATGCCGTCCCGGGCCGAGGTCACCGACGCGGCGATGAGTGGGCGAGCCGAATGTGTCATGCTCAACAAGGGGCCCTATATCGTCGAGGCGGTCGATTTCCTGGGCGAGGTGCTGGAGCGCATGGATGCCCACCAGTCCAAGAAAACCGCCATGCTGCGCAAGCTGGCGGTTTCCCGCATGGCCTGAGGAGAAAGACGGGATTGCCGGCCGAGATCCACTATCCCTTCGCCGGCGTGCCGGCCAACGGCGAGGTCCGCGAGGCGGCGCCCGGCGTGTTCTGGGTGCGCATGCCGCTGCCCTTTCGCCTGGATCACATCAACCTGTGGCTGATCGAGGAGGACGACGGCTGGACGGTCATCGACACGGGTATCGCCTGCGAGGAAACCAAGGCGGCGTGGGAGCGGATCGTGGCGACCCACTGCGCCGGCAAGCCTTTGCGGCGCATGATCGTCACCCATTTCCATCCCGATCATGTCGGCCTGGCCGGCTGGATGGCGGATCGCTTCGGCGCCGCCCTGTGGATGCCGCTTGCAGAATGGGCGTTCGCGCGCGTCCTTGGCGCCGGCCGAAGCCCGGCGGCGGAGGAGGGGTATGGGCGCTTCTATCGCGCGGCCGGTTTCGGCCCCGACCGGATGGAACTTGTCGCCTCGCGCAGCGGCAACTACGCCACCCGCATTACCCCCATTCCCTTTGCCCTGCGGCGCATCGAGGATAACGAGGTGATCGCCATCGGCGGGCGGAACTGGCAGGTCATCGTCGGCGGCGGCCACAGCTACGAGCATGCCAGCCTGTATTGCGCCGAGTTGGGCGTACTGATCGCCGGCGATCAGGTTTTGCCGCAGATTTCCCCCAACATCAGCGTCTGGCCGTCCGAGCCCGAGGCCGATCCGCTCCGGCATTTTCTGGCCAGCCTGGAGAGGTTCCGCCAGCTACCCGAGGATACCCTGGTGCTGCCGGGGCACCGGCGCCCCTTTACCGGCCTGCATGGCAGGCTTGGGGCGCTGGCCACCCATCACGACGAGAGGCTGGCCCGGACATGGGAGGCCTGCGCGGAACCGCGCACCGGTCTTGACGTCTTGAAGGTGCTGTTCGAGCAGTCGTTGGACGACCACCAGGTTTTTTTCGCCGTCGGCGAAAGCCTGGCCCATCTTCACTTCCTGGTCGGCCAGGGCCGCATGACAAGGACATGCCGGGGCGATGGCGTCTGCCTGTTCGAGCGGTGGGGCGACTGCAACGCCTAGTCGCTGGGGGGAGACAGGCTGTTCAGCACGCGCAGCTTGCCATTCAGGATGTGGCGCTCAAAAGCGGCCGCGGCCCCTTCGTCGTCGTGCCCGGCGACGCAATCGAGGATCAGCCCGTGTTCGGCGCTCGAAACGCGCAGACGGTCCGGCCCTCGGATGCCGTGGCGGACGAACAGGCGCAACTCCTTTTCGATCGTTTCATGGTAGCTGGTCAGGCGTGGATTGCCGGCGAATTCGACAATCTTCGCGTGGAACAGGCGGTTCCCTTCGTGGTACGCGGATTGATCCTGCGCGTCGCGGGCCTTTTCCAGGTCATCGTAGACGGCCTTAAGGGCGTCGATCTGTTCGGACGTGGCGCGTTGGGCCGCGAGGCGGCCGGCGATTCGGGCCAAGCCCGAGCGGACGTCATAAAGGTGAAGGGCGTCGTCAAGGCTGATCGTGCGGACGAAGACACCCCGATTGCGGATGATCTTGACCAGCCCTGCCTTTTCAAGCGACCACGTCGCCTCGCGGATCGGTCCGCGGCTGACGTTCAGGCTGGTGGCGAGAGCATTTTCATTCAGCCGTTCGCCGGCGGCGATTTCGCCGTTGAGGATCATGCGCTCGATCTCGTCGCGCACGAGGGTCGTCAACGATCCCATGCGATTGCCGATCGGAATGGTTTCGTTGTCATCCATCGGTCGCAGCCTCCACGGCCATTCGTATCTTTGTGAATGTGAACGCCCGCTTCGGCAAAGGCAACACCGCTGCCATAACGATCCCTGCGGGCAGCGTGGCCGGTTCGCTCAGAAGCCGAACAGGGCGGCCGGGTTGTCGACCAGGATTTTCCGAAGCGCCGCGATGTCGTCGGTCCAGTCGGCAAGGATGTCGAGCAGGTCGGCGTCGTTGGGTTTCTCCCGGACGCTCGGATGCGGCCAGTTGCTTCCCCACAGCATCCGTTCCGGGGCAGCGTGGATCAGCGCGCGGGCATGCGCCGCGCAGTCCCGGTAATCCGGTGGGCCGGCCCGCGACACATGATAGGGGGCCGACAGCTTGACCCAGCAGCGGCCGGTATCGAGCAGGCGAAGCAGGCTTTTGAACGCGGCGCGCTCGGTGCCGCCATCGACGGGGATGCGTCCCATATGGTCGATTACCACCTCGACGGGCAGGGCGGCCAGGCGTGGGGCCAGATCGACCAGACCGTCACCGTCGAGCTGGATCTGGACATGCCAGCCGTGCGGGCGAATGCGGGCGGCGACCGGTTCCAGGACGTCGAAAGGCAGGCACCCCGCCACCATGTCGTGAAAGCGCACGCCGCGCATCCCGGCGGCGTGCAGGCGCGCGATCTCGGCTTCCGGGGCCGCCGGATCGATCACCGCGATGCCGCGGCCGTCGGGGGCCATCCGGGCAATGGCGTCGAGCACGCAGGCGTTGTCGGCGCCATAGGCGCTGGGCTGGACGAAGACGGTCCGTTGCAGGCCCAGCCGTTGGCGGAGCGCCAGGTAGACTTCCAGGGGAACGTCGGGGGGCGGCGTCTTGATCGACGGGGCGTAGGGAAAGCGGGCCGCCGGACCGTAGACATGCATATGGCAATCGCAGGCTCCGGCCGGCACCGTCAGGCGGGGCCGACGGGGAGAGGGATCTGGGCCGGCGGCGGGAGGGAGGGTGCATTCCATGACGCGGGCGCCTTACTTCCCAGGGAGGGTGCCGGCGTTCCACAGATCCTGGACGAGCGCTCCCAGCGAGGAATGGTCGAGATCGGCTCGCCCGCTGTTGCACAGAGCCTGCATCATCTGCGCGACCAGGGCGGTCAGCGGCATGAAGCCGCCGACGCTGGCGCCGACACCGGCCGCCAGCTTCATATCCTTGAGCATCAGGCGGGCGCGGAAGCCGGGCGCGAATTTTCCCTCGATCATCCGCTGCGCGTGATTTTCGAGGACGAAGCTGCGGGCCCCGCCGCCCAGCAGGGCTTCCCGCACCGAGGCCGGGTCGACGCCCATCCTGCGGCACAGCGCCACCATCTCGGCGCAGGCCATCATGGTGCCGGCGATGACCAACTGGTTGCAGGTCTTGGCCACCTGGCCGGCTCCCGCGGGGCCGATGTGCTTGAGCGTCTTGCCCATGCATTCGAGGATCGGGCGCACCTTGTCCACCACGCCGGCGTCGCCGCCGATCATCATGGAAAGGGTGCCCTCCTCGGCACCCTTCGCGCCGCCGCTGACCGGCGCGTCGACCATCTCGATCCCCTTGGCGGCAAGGCGCGCCGCGAAGTCCTGTGTCGCCGTTGCCGAGATGGAACTGCAATCGACCACCACGGTCCCGCGCCTCGCCGCCGTGGCGACGCCCTTCTCCCCGAAAAGGATGCCTTCGACATCGGCGGTATCGGGCGCCGAGATCACGATGACGTCGGCCGACACTGCAACGCCGGCGGCCGATCCGCCATCACGGGCCCCAGCCGTCACCATTGTTTTTACCTTGGCGGCATCGATGTCGTACACGGCGAGGGCGTAGCCGGCCTTGAGGATGTTCGAGGCCATGGGCTTGCCCATGACGCCAAGGCCGATGAAGCCGACGGCCACTGGGTTCTTCGATGTCGACATGGCTTGTCTTTCCCTTCCGGTCGAGATTTCCGGGCGCCGGGCGTCCGATCAGATGTTGGCGGGCAAGGCCTGATGGCTCTTGATCTGGCGCCGAACGGTGAAAATGACGGCAATCAGGGCGAGCAGCAGGAAAAACGCCGAGATTGGGTGGGTGAGGAAGGTCATCAGGCTCCCTTGCGACTTTATCAGGGCTTGGCGCATGCTTTCCTCGAGTGGCGGGCAGAGGATGAAGGCGATGAGCAGCGGCGCTGCCGGCACGCCGAACAGGCGCAGGACGTAGCCGAGAAGGCCGGCGCCGACCATGACGAAGACATCGAAGATGCTGTTGCGGATGGCATAGCTGCCGGCGGCGCACATGGCCAGGATGACCGGGTAGAGCAGAACCTTCGGGACTTTAAGGACCTGGACGATCGGCTTCAGCGCCAGCCAGCCGACGATGCCCATGAAGACCAGCGAGGCGAACAGCGCGACATAGACGGTATAGACGACGTCGGGGTGGTTGATGAAGATCAGCGGCCCGGTGGTCACGCCCTGGATCAACAGGGCGCCCAGCAGGATGGCCGTGGGCGGATCGCCGGGAATGGCCAGCGCCAGCATGGGGATCATCGCCGATCCGGTCACCGCGTTGTTGGCCGATTCCGAAGCGGCGACGCCCTCGATGGCGCCCCTGCCGAAGCGCTCGGGTTCCTTGGAGGCACGTTTGGCCTCGGCATAGCCGAGGAAGGTGGCGATCGCGGCCCCCAGGCCGGGCAGCATGCCGACGAAGGAACCGAGGAAACCCGAACGGATCATCGGACCGAAGCTCCGCCGCCAATCGTCGCGGGTCAGGCGGTTGGCATCCTTGTCGATATCTTTGATGTCGATCAGCTTGGCGCCGGTGGTGAACGAGTCCTCGGCCTGGGCCAGCATCTCGGCGATGGCGAACAGCCCGATGAGCAGCGGGATGTAGGCCAAGCCGTCGTAAAGATCGTAAACGCCGAAGGTAAAACGTGGCACCGACAGCATGGGATCGGCGCCGACAGTGGCAAGCAGCATGCCGATGGCGGCGGCAAGCAGGCCCTTGATGATCGTATCACCGGACAGCACGGCGACGATGGTCAGCGCGAAGACCAGCAGGCTGCAGATCTCGGCCGGTCCGAATTTCAGGGCGAAGGCCGCCAATTGTGGCGCGATGACGATGAGCAGCACGATGCTGAACAGGCCGCCGTAGAAGGAGGCGATCAGCGCCATCTTAAGCGCTTTGAGGGCCTTTCCCTGTTTGGCCAGTTCGTAGCCGTCGATGCTGGTGGCGGCCGAGGCCGGCGTGCCTGGCGTGTTGATGAGGACGGCGGAAATGCTGCCGCCGTAAATTCCGGCGCCGTAGAGACCGAGAAGCATGAGGAGCGACGGCGTCAGCGGCATGGTGATGGTCAACGGCACGGCGAGCGCGATGGCCATGGTGACGGTCAGTCCGGGAATCGCCCCGATAACGATGCCGACCGCGGTGGAGGCCAGCAGAATGGCGATGTTCAGTGGCTCGAAAACGGTAACAATGGCATTGAGGAACATATCCATGGCGCTCAGATCGGCAGGTCGAACAACCCGACGGGCAGTTCGAGCAAAAAGAATTTCAGGAAAACGAATTTGGTGATGACGGCGACGCCGACGGCCATCGGCACGATGATGTACCAGCGTCGCTCGCCGAACATCGTGAAGAACAAGGCCAGCGCGGCGATCGTCGACAGGGTGAAGCCGGCGACATCAAGAAGCGCCACGTAGCCCAGCGTCAGGAGCAGGGACGCCGCGACGCGCCCTCTGGCCTTGCGGTCGCGGAGGCCGGACAGCTTGTTGTGCCCCTCGGGGTGGACAACGACGCCCAGCCCCAGCAGCAGACACAGGACCCCCGCGATGTAGGGGAACATGCGGGGACCCACCGAATAGTAGGTCCCCGCGGTATGCTGCCAATCATCCGGGATGGAGGGGACGGCCAAGGTCAGGAAGAGCAAGGCCAGAATACAGACGGTAGCGCCAAAAACGCGGTCCACGCTCATGGTTCTTGCTCCTCCCCATCCGTTATTCGCGACCTACTTCGCCAAGCCTGCCGCGGCCTCGCCGATGGCTTTCGACATGGCCTTCACGCCGGCCATGAAGTCGTCGCCATTCAGGTACGCCGTCTCCATCGACAGCTTGTTCGCCATGGCTTTCCATGTCGCGCTGTCCATGCCCTTCTTGAAATTGTCGTGCAGGTACTGGACCGCCTCGTTGGGGGTGCCGGCCGGGGCGAATAGGCCCTTCTGGTTCTCGATATAGACGTTGTATCCGAGTTCCATCAGGGTCGGCGCGTTCTTGTAGGCGGCGTAGCGGGTTTCAGAGGGCAGGGCGATGGGAATCGCCTGGCCGGAGTCGAGTTGGGCGCTGGTTTCCTCGGGCGCTCCCATGGTGATGTCGATATGGCCGCCCAGCAGGGCCGCCATCATCGGCGCACCGCCCTTGTAGGGCACGTGCTGCATCTCGATGCCGAGCGCCTTGGTGGTCACCAGCATGACCGCGTGATAGATCGATCCCTGGCCTGACGAGCCATAGGACAGCTTGCCGGGATTGGCCAGGGCTTTGGCCTTCAGGTCGGCGATGCTGTTGATGCCGCTGCCGGCCTTGGAAATGAGAAAGACGCGCTGGCGGATCAGGCGCATGACCCCCCGGAAGTCGTCCAGCGAGTAGGTGACTTTCTGGAAATTGGGAACGGCCGTGCTTTCACTGCCACCGGCCACCAGCAGGGTAAGCCCGTCGGCCTTTTCGTTTTTGACGAAATCCGCCGCCAGGGCGCCGCTGGCCCCGGCCTTGTTTACGACGACCAGCGGAACGGGGAAGAATTCCTGGCTCGATGCGACAAGGTTGCGGGCGACGAGGTCGGCACCGCCGCCGGGTGCGAACCCGACGACGATCTTGATCGGTTTGGTCGGTTCCCAGGCTTGCGCCCCGACAGTGAAGACGAGAGCGGCCGCAGTGGTCGTCACGGCCAAGACGATTTTGAACTTCGACATGCTCTATACCTCCTGTTTGTGCCTGATTTCTTCGTTTTTTGTCTTTGCCTCCCCTTGTGGCCCAAGGGATGGGTGATTCGTCCGATCGCTCCGATCCGGGGACCGAAAAGCTTGTCGTGGCCTCCTACAACTTGAGAGACTTGAGGAAGTCGGACCGCGTCCGCGCGGCAGCCATCATGAAGGCGACGTCGCCGCCGCCCAGCAGCAGGCGCACGCCCATGCGGATGAACTTCTCCATCAGCGCGTGATCGTAGACGCCGCCCATGCCGGCGAACTTGCCGTGCTTTCGTGTGGCGGCGATCATGGCGGCGTAGGCGGCCTCGACGCGCGCGTGGCCGAACTGTCCGGGGATGCCCATTTCGGCGGCGAGGTCGTTGGTGCCGATGAGCAGGGCGTCGATGCCCTCGACGGCGGCGATGACATCGGCGTTGTCAACGGCCTGCGGTGTTTCCAGCATCGCCACCACCAGGGTGTTGCGATTCAACGCCTCGATCGCGTCGGCGACCGGCATCGTGCGGAATCCAAGCTGCGGCATGGGGGCGGTCAGCGACCGGTGGCCGATCGGCGGATACTTGCAATTCTCGACCACCTGACGGGCCTGTTCGACGGTATTGACGTGGGGCACCACGACGCCCTGGGCACCGCCGTCGAGAACGCGGGTGGCGTGGAAGTGCTCGTGCGCCGGAACCCGGACGATCGGCGTGATGCCGGTCGGCAGCGCGGCGACCGAAATCTGCACGGCGGCATCGACGTCCATGGTGTTGTGTTCCATGTCGATGAAAAGCCAGTCGTAGCCGCATTCCTTGGCGATGCCGGCGACGTTGGCCATCCGCCAATGAACGACGCTGAAGGCGATCGCCATCTGCCCGGCTTCCAATTTCTTCTTCGTAGTGTTCTCGACGATCGCCATCTCTGCGCTTTCTCCTTGATGGGCAACGGCGGCCGGCCCGGCCGCCGGACTTCTACATTCCGGCGGACGACAGGCTTTCCAGCATGCGCCGCTTGCCGTTGAGGATGTGGCGTTCGAAGGCAGCCGCCGCCCCTTCGTCGTCGCCCTTGACGATGCAATCCAGGATCTGCTTGTGCTCGCCGTTGGAGACGCGCAGGCGGGCTGGGCCGAGAACGCCGCGCCGGACAAACAGCCGCAGTTCCTTCTCGGTGGTTTCGTGATAGCTGATCAGCCGCGCGTTGCCGGTGAACTCGACCAGACTGGCGTGGAACCGGCGGTTTCCTTCGTTGTAGGCCGCTTGGTCCTGGGTTTCGCGTGCCCGCTCCAGCGCTTCGTAGAGGCCGGTCAGGACGGCGATCTGCTCGGCGGTGACCCGGCTGGCCAAAAGGCGGCCGGCAACGCGGGCCAAGCCGGAGCGAACGTCATAAAGGTGAAGGGCATCCTCGAGGCTGATCTTGCGCACGAAGACGCCGCGGTTGCGCACGATCTGAACCAGGCCGGCCTGTTCGAGCGACCAGGTCGCCTCTCGCAACGGTCCGCGGCTGACATTCAACTGGGCGGCCAGCGCGTTCTCGTTCAGGCGCTCGCCGCCGGCGATTTCGCCGCTCAGGATCATGCGCTCGATCTTCTCGCGCACGATCGTAGTCAGTGACCCCGTCCTTTCCAGAACGGGATCGGCCTCCGTCTCCAGAGTCATGCCGCCCCACAATTATTGTTAACAATTTAGGGCGAACTTTGAACAATTATCAAGAAGTTGTCAACAGATGTGCGAGGCCGTGCTGGGGGCTGCAGGGCGATCAGAACAGGTAGGTAAAGGCCAGAGAGCCGTAATGGTCGCCTTCCCGCTGAGTTTCGAATTCTTTCGTCCGAAAGATCTGGGTGAAGGAGACGCGCACCCGGTTGTAGGTGGCCACGATGCCGAACTGAAGGTCTCCGATGAGGGGGAGGCTGTCGACGCTGGGACTGTCGGAGAAGGTGTTGCCGTCGAGGAAGATGTTGCGGGCGACGGCCCGTCCCTCGATGCCGGCGAACGCATACCAACCCCATTCGTCGCGCCGCTTCACCAGGCCGGCGCCGGGCAGGCTGGGACGGATGAAGGGCGGCCCGTAGTCGAGGTCTAAGTTGTGACCGAAGCGAATCGAGGCGCCGACCGCGCCGTAAGTGAAGATATTGCCGAGCGCCACCCCGGCCTTCGGCGTGACGTCGAGCTCGAAACCACTGACGGTGGCGGCGATCGACTGGCGCATGCGGGCCTCGTAGGTGAGGACGACGCCGGGTTCGTTGTCCAACTGATGGCTCCAGCCGCGCGGCTCGGGCGAGTTGATCAGCTTGTGCCACATCTTTTGGGTCTGGCCGGCCAGCGAAAGGGGGCCGACGACGCCAAGATCGAGGGCGACGTTGTGAAGCAGGTTGCGCTGCGCGTCCTCGACGGCAACACCGAAGGTGGCATAGAGCCAACCGGCGTAAGGGCGGTCGGCGGGATCGGGGTCGGAACGCGAAATGTCCTCGGGCGTGTACATGTTCTGCCCTAAGCCGAAGACGAACGTCAGGTGGTCCTTGGAGTCGATGCCGGGAACCAGAAGGGCGCCCTCGCGCATCCAATCGGGCACCGTCTTGGGCGAGGGGAGCCACGAAATGCGCATGCCCTGCGTGTAATGACTGTCGGACCCGCTGCCGAACAGGTCGTTTTCCACCTGCAGGGTCACGGCATCCGGCTGGCTGGCGGGCTCTTCGGCGGCGACCGGAGGGAGGAAGGCCATGATGGCGGCACCCGCGATGAGGGCGGCGCCGGCCACTCTTGTGCACGTCGCCGACTTTCCACTCGCTTCGCCCATACCGATCCACCTATCTGTCGTTCCCGCCATCATAGCATCTCTTTGTGCTTTATCGATGACCGGCACATAGCAACCGATTGTGGCAAAATCTAGCGGGTATTCTGTGGCCTCGGCCACATAGAAAAAGCCCCCGGCTTGCGCCAGGGGCCTGTCGTTCGAGCGGAACTTTTGCGTCAGACCTTGACGATGCCGCCCTCATTGGTTTGCATGCCGGCAGCCTTCAGCCCGGCCGGGTCCTTGACGCGGCATTCGGCCAGCGCGTCGTACTCGGGGGTGAAGCCGAGGCCGGGGGCGTCGGGGATCTTGACCTTGCCCTTCTCGGGGCCGGGCGCACCCTTGAAGAACTTCTGGCCGGCCTGCCACATGCCCCAGTGGAACTCGACCAGCCAGCCGTTCATCAGGCCGGCCATGGTGTGCATGTTGAAAATCGGCCAGCCGGCGCCGTTGGCGATGCGAAGGTTGTAGGCCTGGGCCATGTGGGCCGCCTTCACGGTCTCGGTATAGCCGCCGTTGTAGCAGCAGTTGGGCTGCAGGATGTCGACCGCGTGATGCTCGATCAACTCGCGCAGGCGCCAGCGATGCCCCTCCATCTGGCCGCAGGCGATCGGCACGTTGGTGCGCCGCCTCAGATCGGCGAGCGCGCGGGCGTCGTTCTGGTGCAGCGGCTCCTCGAACCAGGTGAGGTCGCAGTCCTCGACCGCCCGGCACAGCATGAGCGCCTCGTTGGGCGGGAAGCGGTAGTTGGCGTCGATCATCAGGTCGACGTCGGGGCCGACCGCGTCTCGCACCGCATGGACGCGCCGGGCGTCTTCCCGCCAGCCGCCCTTGTCGTTGGCAACCACCATCTTGAGGCGGGTGTGACCCTCGGACACGAACTTCTTGGCGTACTCGACGAGCTGGTCGATGGAAAAGAAGGGGTAGCCGAAGGTAATGTAAGTGCCGGCCCAGTCCCGGTAGCCGCCCAGAAGCTGCGCCACCGTGCGTCCGGTGGCCTTGCCGTGGATGTCCCAGCAGGCGATGTCGACGGCCGACAGCGCGTTGGAGACGACGCCGGTGTAGGCGCGGGGATTGACCTTCCACCACACGGCATGGTGGATCGCCTCGGTGTCGCGCGGGTCCATGTCCTTAATCACGGGAAAGATCTCGTGCTCGATGGCGGCGATGGTGGCCCAGGGCAGGAAGGCGCCGGTGACGCCACAGCCCTTGAGGCCGTCGTCGGTTTCGACCTCGCAGAAGATGAGCACGCGATGTTCGAGCGGCTTGTCGATCATCGGCAGGTAGATCGGGAACTGATGGACGCTGGCCGTTATCTTCTTAATCTTCATAACCAATGCTCCGTGGTGTCAGGATCGGTGAACGCGCGCCCCCGGCACGCGTTTGCAATGAGCCGGACCTTCCCGGAAGCGTTTCCAATAGTTTGTTATGTTTCAGATTATTATAAAGGCAACTTAATCTAGAGTTAGAAGTGAAGTCAGGCGGCGGACATCGTCGAGGCGTTCGAGGTCGCGGACCGTTTCGACGACTTCCTTGGCTTTCTTCCCCGGCCATCCGGCGAAGGCCGCGCACTGGCCGAATTTCTCGGCCTCTTCGTCGTAGGACATGGGGTTGGCCGGGCTGCCCTTGCCGAAATCGGCGCGGCCCGACACCGTGCGGCCGTCGGTCAGGCTGATGTCGATGATCGTCGTCATCTTGTCATAGCCGGCCGCCTCGGCCTCGGGATGAACCCCGAAATCGATGCGCTCGATCATCTCCTGCACGTCGGGCCGGTTGACCACCTCGTCGGTAAATTCGGCCAGTCCCGCCTTGCCTTCGACCAGCAGGATGGCGATGCAGAATTCCATGCTGAACTTGGCCTGCAACTCGTTGGTCGGTCGGTGGTGGATCAGCGCGTTCGGCATGTTGTGGTTGGTGCCGACCTTGACCGCGCGCACCTTGTCGGCGGTGACGCCATGGGCCCGAATCAGGCGTGCCAATTCGGTCATGCCGGGATGGGTGAGAGAGCCCGACGGGTGGGGCTTGATCGACACGCCCGGGAACTGGAACGTCCACGGATTACCGAGCTTGCCCTGGATGGCGTCTGCGTCGAAACCGCCGCCGTGCGCCTGGAAGAAACCGCGCGGCGCCTCCAGGATGCGATCGGCGGTGGTCCAGCCCAGGGCCGCGAAATCGGCGGCGACGACGCCGCTTTCGGCGGCGCGGCCGGCGTGGAACGGTTTGGTCATGCTGCCGAAGTTCTCGCGCAGCCCTGCCGACTGGCTACCGGCCAGGGCCAGCGCACGGCGGGTCGCCTTGGCATCGAGGCCCTTCAGCTTGGCTGCTGCTGCCGCTGCTGCGAAGGGGCCGCAGGTGGCTGTCGAATGGAAGCCGTGCTGGTAGTGGCGTGGCGAGATGGCCTCGCTGATCTTGCACTCGACCTCGACGCCGACGTGATAGGCGAGCATCAACTCGGCCCCCGACAGTCCGCCGGCTTCGGCCACCGCCAGGGTGGCGGGCAGGCAGGGTGCCGTCGGATGGGTGAGAAGGCCGTAGACCCGGTCCTTGCCCACCGCCAGCTGGGTGTCGTCGTAGTCGTCGGCGTGGATGGCGGTGCCGTTGGCGAAGGCGGCGAAGCGGGGGGGAACCTTGAGGCGGGTGCCCAACACCGAGGCGGGGCCGGTAAGCGCCATCGAGGAGAGATACGTCGTGACCAGTTCGCCGCTTTTGGCGGCGGTGCCCGATAGGGCCAACCCCAGCCCGTCGAGGATGGATTTTTTGCCCAGTTCGACGAGGTCGTCCGGCAGGTCCGAGCTTCGGGTGCCGGTGATGAAGCCGACCACCTCGTCGGTCAGGCCGCGGCCCTTCTCGGGATCGATTTCCGGGGTGAACTTCCTGATCGGCGTTTGGTTCATCTAGACCTCGTCCTCGCGTTCGTTTCCTGGGGAGCCCCGGCTT
This genomic window contains:
- a CDS encoding HpcH/HpaI aldolase family protein — its product is MAIVENTTKKKLEAGQMAIAFSVVHWRMANVAGIAKECGYDWLFIDMEHNTMDVDAAVQISVAALPTGITPIVRVPAHEHFHATRVLDGGAQGVVVPHVNTVEQARQVVENCKYPPIGHRSLTAPMPQLGFRTMPVADAIEALNRNTLVVAMLETPQAVDNADVIAAVEGIDALLIGTNDLAAEMGIPGQFGHARVEAAYAAMIAATRKHGKFAGMGGVYDHALMEKFIRMGVRLLLGGGDVAFMMAAARTRSDFLKSLKL
- a CDS encoding mandelate racemase/muconate lactonizing enzyme family protein, with product MKIKKITASVHQFPIYLPMIDKPLEHRVLIFCEVETDDGLKGCGVTGAFLPWATIAAIEHEIFPVIKDMDPRDTEAIHHAVWWKVNPRAYTGVVSNALSAVDIACWDIHGKATGRTVAQLLGGYRDWAGTYITFGYPFFSIDQLVEYAKKFVSEGHTRLKMVVANDKGGWREDARRVHAVRDAVGPDVDLMIDANYRFPPNEALMLCRAVEDCDLTWFEEPLHQNDARALADLRRRTNVPIACGQMEGHRWRLRELIEHHAVDILQPNCCYNGGYTETVKAAHMAQAYNLRIANGAGWPIFNMHTMAGLMNGWLVEFHWGMWQAGQKFFKGAPGPEKGKVKIPDAPGLGFTPEYDALAECRVKDPAGLKAAGMQTNEGGIVKV
- a CDS encoding tripartite tricarboxylate transporter substrate binding protein — translated: MSKFKIVLAVTTTAAALVFTVGAQAWEPTKPIKIVVGFAPGGGADLVARNLVASSQEFFPVPLVVVNKAGASGALAADFVKNEKADGLTLLVAGGSESTAVPNFQKVTYSLDDFRGVMRLIRQRVFLISKAGSGINSIADLKAKALANPGKLSYGSSGQGSIYHAVMLVTTKALGIEMQHVPYKGGAPMMAALLGGHIDITMGAPEETSAQLDSGQAIPIALPSETRYAAYKNAPTLMELGYNVYIENQKGLFAPAGTPNEAVQYLHDNFKKGMDSATWKAMANKLSMETAYLNGDDFMAGVKAMSKAIGEAAAGLAK
- a CDS encoding tripartite tricarboxylate transporter TctB family protein; translation: MSVDRVFGATVCILALLFLTLAVPSIPDDWQHTAGTYYSVGPRMFPYIAGVLCLLLGLGVVVHPEGHNKLSGLRDRKARGRVAASLLLTLGYVALLDVAGFTLSTIAALALFFTMFGERRWYIIVPMAVGVAVITKFVFLKFFLLELPVGLFDLPI
- a CDS encoding FCD domain-containing protein, producing the protein MTLETEADPVLERTGSLTTIVREKIERMILSGEIAGGERLNENALAAQLNVSRGPLREATWSLEQAGLVQIVRNRGVFVRKISLEDALHLYDVRSGLARVAGRLLASRVTAEQIAVLTGLYEALERARETQDQAAYNEGNRRFHASLVEFTGNARLISYHETTEKELRLFVRRGVLGPARLRVSNGEHKQILDCIVKGDDEGAAAAFERHILNGKRRMLESLSSAGM
- a CDS encoding lipid A deacylase LpxR family protein, coding for MGEASGKSATCTRVAGAALIAGAAIMAFLPPVAAEEPASQPDAVTLQVENDLFGSGSDSHYTQGMRISWLPSPKTVPDWMREGALLVPGIDSKDHLTFVFGLGQNMYTPEDISRSDPDPADRPYAGWLYATFGVAVEDAQRNLLHNVALDLGVVGPLSLAGQTQKMWHKLINSPEPRGWSHQLDNEPGVVLTYEARMRQSIAATVSGFELDVTPKAGVALGNIFTYGAVGASIRFGHNLDLDYGPPFIRPSLPGAGLVKRRDEWGWYAFAGIEGRAVARNIFLDGNTFSDSPSVDSLPLIGDLQFGIVATYNRVRVSFTQIFRTKEFETQREGDHYGSLAFTYLF
- a CDS encoding MmgE/PrpD family protein, whose amino-acid sequence is MNQTPIRKFTPEIDPEKGRGLTDEVVGFITGTRSSDLPDDLVELGKKSILDGLGLALSGTAAKSGELVTTYLSSMALTGPASVLGTRLKVPPRFAAFANGTAIHADDYDDTQLAVGKDRVYGLLTHPTAPCLPATLAVAEAGGLSGAELMLAYHVGVEVECKISEAISPRHYQHGFHSTATCGPFAAAAAAAKLKGLDAKATRRALALAGSQSAGLRENFGSMTKPFHAGRAAESGVVAADFAALGWTTADRILEAPRGFFQAHGGGFDADAIQGKLGNPWTFQFPGVSIKPHPSGSLTHPGMTELARLIRAHGVTADKVRAVKVGTNHNMPNALIHHRPTNELQAKFSMEFCIAILLVEGKAGLAEFTDEVVNRPDVQEMIERIDFGVHPEAEAAGYDKMTTIIDISLTDGRTVSGRADFGKGSPANPMSYDEEAEKFGQCAAFAGWPGKKAKEVVETVRDLERLDDVRRLTSLLTLD